The genomic window TGCTGCTTAAGGCAGACAGAACTATGTTTTCATGGTCAGAAAGTACATTGAAAACATATACATGTGTTATCATGATTAATGTTCAaatcattttatatagttttgttttgatcaagagaaaacaaacatatttaaatttcttttcatGTGGATGAAAAAACAAGTGTGGGAAGGTAGATAATATTTTGAAGGAAAAGAGTTTAGTGAATTCATctgagataaaaataaaataaaaagggtaTCATTAACTTGGTTCACGTCTTGGAAAACACAATCGACATGAGAAGAGAAAAGTTGTAACAGAAAAATGGGAAAACCGATTTGGGATTTGAGTTACAAAAGTAAAAACACTGCGTTTAGGTTTATTTCATCTGGACGATTCCAGAGCTGATAAGCTTTTGAATTTTGTTCATGATCATTGGGTTCTGCATGTGTTTCTGTGCTGCTGCTGGATTCTCCTGGAGATCAGAAAGAACCtgttcaaagaaaaagaaaagtggtGAGACTTTAGACATGGATGGCTCCACCAAATCTTGAGAAAACATCTAGGGAAGAAGCTTTAAGTTACCTGTCTCATTACAGGATCTGTGAGAATGTTTTGGATCTCCGGGTCTTGCATTCCCTTAGCCTGTATGTAAGAAGAATGAGCTCAGAATCATCCTAAACTAACCGGTTCTCTCTAATAAACCGAAAAAGGAACAAGTTTCATAACAGTAAGTTAGAATCTAACCTGTCTTTCTTTCAACTCCTCCGGAGTAAGGTCACCACGGTTTGCCTTGTTGATCTGTTGCACACATCTGCAGAAAAGGGTTTACAAAACGTTAACAGAGTGAATAAGTTCTCCATGACTTTACACATTTACTATACCTTCTAACACCGTCAAGGAGCTCCTGATTGTTAGGATCATGTTTGAGACCTTCCTGGTATGTTTCCATTGCATTGTCATACTCCTTCATGAAGAATTGGACAGCACCTTTTCTGCTGTACCCCTTTGAGAATGTTGGGTCGAGCTCAATGCATTTCTCTGCATCCTTCAATCCTTCGGGCATTGCCCCAAGTTTTGTGTAACATGCGGCTCGGTTGCTGTATGCCTATGTGAAGTTCAATAAAGTAAACAAGTTAATTCAAACATCCAATATACGCAACATTGAGCacgtgatgatgatgatgaatcagGCTTACTCTCGGGTCTTTTGGATTCCTTTTGATCGCTTCAGTGTAGTGTCTCACAGCATCAGGATACTTCTGCTCCTTGAAAAACTGATTACCTGTATCACACAAACAAATGTTAGTTCAACTTTGGTCACATAAACAATGATATAATTGAAAAAGCAAACTACCTTTCTCACGCTCCTCATCACCAATAGCTGGATCAAAATACTCTTGCTGCTCCAACTCTTTCTTGGCTCTC from Raphanus sativus cultivar WK10039 unplaced genomic scaffold, ASM80110v3 Scaffold3086, whole genome shotgun sequence includes these protein-coding regions:
- the LOC130506293 gene encoding hsp70-Hsp90 organizing protein 2 gives rise to the protein MVAKALTRKGTALGKMAKVSKDYEPVIETYQKALTEHRNPDTLKRLNEAERAKKELEQQEYFDPAIGDEEREKGNQFFKEQKYPDAVRHYTEAIKRNPKDPRAYSNRAACYTKLGAMPEGLKDAEKCIELDPTFSKGYSRKGAVQFFMKEYDNAMETYQEGLKHDPNNQELLDGVRRCVQQINKANRGDLTPEELKERQAKGMQDPEIQNILTDPVMRQVLSDLQENPAAAQKHMQNPMIMNKIQKLISSGIVQMK